From a region of the Armatimonas rosea genome:
- a CDS encoding tetratricopeptide repeat protein translates to MQWACPQCGNLLKKGESVCRHCGAALALPPALQAQWEASARSTSRTVGWVLAVVLIGGVVIGGGLALNRAFKNASSQMGYATGIDDYNKAAALYAAKDYERAASAFERIVQNKANTDDVLKKSTEGACWSYRELGHLAQNRNDLPAALRWYKKALDVKPDDAPAKAEYDAVARILDSDAPAGPSNVAPPADRITQFPKRAAPGTPQIKASDFESANSRSSQEAQSLLTQANDAYRSGNTSLALKLWSQVVGKSPGSAAATEAQGYITQYAREHNPFDQGG, encoded by the coding sequence ATGCAGTGGGCCTGCCCTCAGTGTGGCAATCTTCTAAAAAAAGGCGAGAGTGTCTGCCGCCACTGTGGCGCGGCCCTCGCGCTCCCGCCCGCGCTCCAAGCACAGTGGGAGGCGTCGGCGCGGAGCACCTCGCGGACGGTCGGCTGGGTCTTGGCCGTGGTCCTGATCGGGGGAGTCGTGATCGGCGGCGGGCTGGCCCTGAACCGAGCCTTTAAAAACGCCAGCTCCCAGATGGGCTACGCCACCGGGATCGACGACTACAACAAAGCGGCGGCGCTCTACGCCGCCAAGGACTACGAGCGGGCCGCCAGCGCCTTTGAGCGGATCGTCCAGAACAAGGCCAACACCGACGATGTCCTCAAGAAATCCACCGAGGGGGCGTGCTGGAGCTACCGCGAGCTCGGACACCTCGCGCAGAACCGCAACGACCTGCCCGCCGCGCTCCGCTGGTACAAGAAAGCCCTGGATGTGAAGCCCGATGATGCCCCGGCAAAGGCGGAGTACGATGCGGTGGCCCGTATCCTGGACAGCGACGCCCCCGCCGGCCCATCGAATGTCGCCCCGCCCGCGGACCGCATCACCCAGTTCCCCAAGCGGGCCGCGCCGGGGACGCCCCAGATCAAAGCCTCGGACTTTGAGAGCGCCAACTCCCGCAGCTCTCAAGAGGCGCAGAGCCTGCTGACCCAGGCCAACGATGCCTACCGCTCGGGTAACACCAGCCTGGCCCTCAAGCTCTGGAGCCAGGTGGTCGGCAAGTCCCCCGGCTCCGCCGCCGCCACCGAGGCCCAGGGCTACATCACCCAGTACGCCCGGGAGCACAACCCCTTCGACCAGGGGGGCTAG
- a CDS encoding serine/threonine-protein kinase, whose product MQLGRYKIVREIARSNDIVYEAQDPQVGRRVAVKELALAPDAAGAARVDRIERFYREARAAGQLSHPNIVTIHEVGEDAGRYFIAMEYLEGQTLRQRLTAAGPLPLTEVVRIGIALADALDFAHRAGIVHRDLKPDNVHLLPNNHVKLTDFGIARILSESALTVAGQIFGTPSYMSPEQIKGLPIDARSDIFALGILLWEMTAGRKPFTGDSVVTITYHICNDPTPPVPGATPALEAVIQRATQKDPNARFYSAHELREALEAVAQSRTGVFAAANRTSLPPQPPPGGGAFPAPISAADFGAPAPSTPPLSNATVQYGAATQLGAAPLAPVAVPVGGAMAQGLAPIPVQTRGSYAWLWGALGGAALVIIGFLLAKTMVAPPAPSGGGFTAAPAPASGGTQTATKDPLDQFIDGAISKKLGGGGMVPTSGNNSTAAAPAPPRQASEQELREANQAIQTGQQLLSQNRYNEAAQQFYFAKERAVGTDVGAQAQRLYDDASGRSDLFGGAIKRGE is encoded by the coding sequence ATGCAGCTGGGACGCTACAAAATCGTTCGAGAGATTGCGCGCTCCAATGATATTGTCTACGAGGCGCAGGATCCCCAGGTAGGGCGGCGGGTCGCGGTGAAAGAGCTCGCGCTCGCCCCCGATGCCGCGGGTGCCGCACGGGTCGACCGGATCGAGCGCTTCTACCGCGAGGCGCGCGCCGCCGGTCAGCTCTCGCACCCCAATATCGTCACGATCCATGAAGTCGGGGAAGACGCCGGGCGGTACTTTATCGCGATGGAGTACCTGGAGGGCCAGACCCTGCGCCAGCGCCTCACCGCCGCCGGCCCCCTGCCCCTCACCGAGGTCGTGCGTATCGGAATCGCCCTCGCCGATGCCCTCGACTTTGCCCACCGCGCGGGGATTGTCCACCGAGACCTCAAGCCCGACAATGTCCATCTCCTGCCCAATAACCACGTCAAGCTCACCGACTTTGGGATCGCCCGGATTCTCTCCGAGTCCGCACTGACAGTTGCCGGGCAGATCTTTGGCACCCCCAGCTACATGTCCCCCGAGCAGATTAAGGGCCTGCCGATCGATGCCCGCTCGGATATCTTTGCGCTGGGCATCCTGCTCTGGGAGATGACCGCGGGCCGCAAGCCCTTCACCGGCGACTCGGTGGTGACCATCACCTACCATATCTGCAACGACCCGACGCCCCCCGTGCCCGGTGCGACTCCCGCGCTGGAGGCCGTGATCCAGCGCGCCACGCAGAAAGACCCCAACGCCCGCTTCTACAGCGCCCACGAGCTCCGCGAGGCGCTGGAGGCCGTGGCGCAGAGCCGCACCGGAGTCTTTGCCGCGGCCAACCGCACGAGCCTGCCCCCCCAGCCCCCGCCGGGCGGGGGAGCTTTCCCCGCCCCAATCTCCGCCGCCGATTTTGGAGCCCCCGCCCCCAGTACCCCGCCCCTCAGCAATGCGACTGTCCAGTACGGTGCCGCCACGCAGCTCGGGGCCGCGCCGCTGGCTCCGGTCGCGGTTCCCGTCGGCGGTGCCATGGCGCAGGGCCTTGCCCCGATTCCGGTCCAGACCCGCGGGAGCTATGCCTGGCTCTGGGGAGCGCTCGGGGGAGCCGCGCTGGTCATTATCGGCTTCCTCCTGGCCAAGACCATGGTCGCCCCACCTGCCCCCTCGGGCGGTGGCTTCACGGCCGCTCCCGCCCCCGCCAGCGGCGGCACCCAGACCGCCACCAAAGACCCGCTGGACCAGTTTATCGACGGTGCGATCAGCAAGAAGCTGGGCGGCGGCGGGATGGTGCCCACCTCGGGCAATAACAGCACCGCTGCCGCCCCCGCCCCGCCCCGGCAGGCGTCGGAGCAGGAGCTTCGGGAGGCGAACCAGGCGATCCAGACCGGGCAGCAGCTCCTGAGCCAAAACCGCTACAACGAGGCGGCGCAGCAGTTCTACTTCGCCAAGGAGCGTGCCGTCGGCACCGATGTCGGGGCGCAGGCACAGCGCCTCTACGACGATGCCAGTGGGCGGAGCGATCTCTTTGGCGGCGCGATCAAGAGAGGCGAATAA
- a CDS encoding protein phosphatase 2C domain-containing protein, producing MADETTAEFDTETIAQGWAQLADRRPTHQTELAFAARTDIGRVRENNEDKYDFFTPDDAPTLALRGRLWAIADGMGGHSAGQIASEAGLKCLIRSYFAEPVEGSVADALQQSLADANFLISQAAIKLGAKNGMGTTMVAAVVLNDMLTIAHVGDSRAYLLREGERIRQLTIDHSWVEEQVRRGALSRAEAEASPYRNIITRSIGMGPGLTADIYTERLFPDDTILLATDGVTGYLGEDALAALVGTKSLSKAALDIIDAANDAGGKDNSTVLLLRVSSITPLEPEG from the coding sequence ATGGCCGACGAGACAACTGCAGAGTTCGACACCGAGACAATTGCCCAGGGCTGGGCACAGCTCGCGGACCGTCGGCCCACCCACCAGACGGAGCTCGCCTTCGCGGCTCGTACCGATATCGGGCGGGTCCGTGAGAACAACGAGGACAAGTACGACTTCTTCACCCCCGACGATGCCCCGACCCTGGCGCTCCGGGGACGGCTCTGGGCGATCGCCGATGGCATGGGAGGGCACAGCGCCGGGCAGATCGCCTCCGAGGCCGGCCTCAAGTGCCTCATCCGCTCCTACTTCGCCGAGCCGGTCGAGGGCAGTGTCGCCGATGCGCTCCAGCAGTCGCTGGCCGATGCCAACTTTCTGATCTCCCAGGCCGCCATCAAGCTAGGCGCTAAGAACGGCATGGGAACTACCATGGTGGCCGCTGTCGTCTTAAACGATATGCTCACCATCGCCCATGTCGGAGACTCGCGTGCCTACCTGCTGCGCGAGGGCGAGCGGATTCGTCAGCTCACCATCGACCACTCCTGGGTGGAGGAGCAGGTGCGGCGGGGGGCACTCAGCCGCGCCGAGGCCGAGGCATCGCCCTACCGCAATATCATCACCCGCTCGATTGGGATGGGGCCGGGCCTCACCGCCGATATCTACACCGAGCGCCTCTTCCCCGACGACACGATCTTGCTAGCGACGGACGGAGTCACGGGGTACTTAGGCGAGGACGCCCTCGCGGCGCTGGTGGGGACCAAGAGCCTCTCCAAGGCCGCTCTGGATATTATCGATGCCGCCAACGATGCGGGAGGCAAGGACAACAGTACTGTCTTGCTACTTCGGGTTTCTTCCATCACTCCTTTAGAACCGGAGGGCTAG
- a CDS encoding RDD family protein, translated as MRDLIDPSMIGKIPCVNHANREATTSCNSCGSRLCDRCAYLLGELEFCESCAPEGAISREHDEDYEAIPVVHVEDAEVGRPAMSSRVLSFLVDTLVAALFGIGLAALLAMFAGGVGHKTTYQFVRDTHRMHFWIYWPVYFLATLTYHTLTVGITGQTFGKYIAGIIVLNPDGTVVTTRQALIRALGQVISLLPLGLGFAHAFRSDDGDTWHDKMSGTMTFRYQDTT; from the coding sequence TTGAGGGACTTGATCGATCCCAGCATGATTGGCAAGATTCCGTGTGTCAACCATGCAAACCGCGAGGCCACCACGAGCTGCAATAGCTGTGGCTCGCGGCTGTGTGATCGCTGTGCGTACTTACTGGGAGAGCTGGAGTTCTGTGAGAGCTGCGCGCCCGAGGGGGCTATCTCCCGTGAGCATGACGAAGACTACGAAGCCATTCCTGTGGTGCATGTCGAGGATGCCGAGGTCGGGCGTCCCGCGATGAGCTCTCGGGTGCTCTCGTTCCTGGTCGATACCCTGGTAGCAGCCCTCTTTGGCATCGGTCTGGCGGCACTCCTGGCGATGTTTGCGGGGGGAGTCGGGCACAAGACAACCTACCAGTTCGTGCGTGATACCCACCGGATGCACTTCTGGATCTACTGGCCCGTCTACTTTCTTGCCACCCTGACCTACCATACCCTCACGGTCGGCATCACCGGCCAGACCTTCGGCAAGTACATCGCGGGGATCATTGTCCTCAACCCCGACGGCACGGTCGTCACCACCAGGCAGGCCCTGATCCGAGCTCTGGGCCAAGTGATCTCGCTCCTGCCGCTGGGGCTGGGTTTTGCCCACGCCTTCCGCAGCGACGACGGCGACACGTGGCACGATAAAATGTCTGGGACGATGACGTTCCGTTATCAGGATACAACCTAA
- a CDS encoding NAD(P)-dependent oxidoreductase — protein sequence MKIIVTAAYSDLEEEYDHMVRLLPEHDVAPTLAPDAPVLCVTSRDLVTLELLDSLPGVRLIATRSTGFEHIDLAAARARGITVCNVPHYGDHTVAEFAFGLLLTLKRHLHTVLKDADAGRFPFGGLRGLDLFGLTLGVVGAGRIGRCAAKIGVGFGMTVLAHDIAPLPDEAERIGFTYVGLDELLTRADVLTLHTPLTPQTYHLIGAAELARLPRGAVLINTARGSVVALAAVLQALDSGQLAGAALDVLEDEERIAELAPPLLERYPNLLLTPHVAYHTVGSVGRIRQTTADNIRAFLNGAPQNTVPLP from the coding sequence ATGAAAATAATCGTCACCGCCGCCTACTCGGACTTGGAAGAGGAGTACGACCACATGGTGCGGCTCCTCCCTGAGCACGACGTGGCCCCGACCCTCGCTCCCGATGCCCCGGTGCTCTGTGTGACCAGCCGGGACCTGGTCACCCTCGAGCTGCTCGATAGCCTGCCCGGCGTGCGGCTGATCGCGACCCGCTCGACCGGCTTTGAGCACATCGACCTGGCGGCGGCGCGCGCGCGCGGGATCACGGTCTGCAATGTTCCCCACTACGGCGACCACACCGTGGCCGAGTTTGCCTTCGGCCTCTTGCTGACACTCAAGCGCCACCTACACACGGTCCTCAAAGACGCCGACGCGGGGCGGTTTCCTTTCGGTGGCCTACGGGGGCTGGACCTCTTTGGGCTGACCCTGGGGGTGGTCGGAGCGGGGCGGATCGGGCGGTGCGCGGCCAAGATCGGGGTGGGGTTTGGGATGACGGTCCTCGCCCACGATATCGCGCCCCTCCCCGACGAAGCCGAGCGCATTGGCTTTACCTATGTCGGGCTGGACGAGCTCCTCACCCGCGCCGATGTGCTGACCCTGCACACGCCCTTGACACCCCAGACCTACCACCTGATCGGCGCTGCGGAGCTCGCGCGGCTCCCACGGGGCGCGGTCCTGATCAACACCGCCCGAGGCAGCGTGGTCGCGCTTGCGGCAGTCCTACAGGCCCTCGACTCCGGCCAGCTTGCGGGAGCGGCCCTGGATGTTCTGGAGGACGAAGAGCGTATCGCGGAGCTGGCACCGCCCCTGCTGGAGCGCTACCCCAACCTGCTCCTCACCCCGCACGTGGCCTACCACACGGTTGGGAGTGTCGGGCGCATCCGCCAGACCACCGCCGACAATATCCGTGCCTTTCTCAACGGAGCCCCCCAGAACACCGTGCCGCTACCGTAG
- a CDS encoding enolase C-terminal domain-like protein, which translates to MTITQVSVRDARFPLSGGAGTDSLHTNPVYSYATALLQTDTGATGTGLAFTLGGGNELVCQAIQLLAEPLVGLETEELMAQLGTLQRRLADHPQLRWLGPHKGVVQLALAALNNACWDLWAKAHGVPLWKLLLDLSPEALLATLDLSYVDDALTPAQALELLRQPRSQTHFLTDGYPGYDTSAGWLGYDDTKLAENIKKSLGAGFTALKLKVGSDDFTRDLRRATLVREAIGDAGSLMCDANQKWSLPEAEAACRALAPLKPLWIEEPTHPDDLLAHQRLNTEVVPGRIAAGEHFPNRIVFKNYLQAGALAYVQADAVRLAGVSEFLAVSLLAKKFGKPIVPHVGDMGQLHQHLVLFNAIVLGQEPVFLEHIPHLKPHFVHPAQVENGVYKTPQEPGASCDLR; encoded by the coding sequence GTGACAATCACCCAAGTCTCGGTGCGGGATGCCCGCTTCCCGCTCTCCGGCGGCGCGGGGACCGACTCGCTCCACACCAACCCCGTCTATAGCTACGCCACCGCGCTGCTTCAGACCGACACCGGAGCCACGGGTACGGGCCTGGCCTTCACGCTGGGCGGCGGCAATGAGCTGGTCTGCCAGGCAATCCAGCTCCTCGCAGAGCCGCTGGTCGGGCTAGAGACCGAGGAGCTGATGGCGCAGCTGGGGACACTCCAGCGCCGGCTCGCGGACCACCCGCAGCTACGCTGGCTCGGGCCACACAAGGGGGTGGTGCAGCTCGCGCTCGCCGCGCTCAACAACGCCTGCTGGGACCTCTGGGCCAAGGCGCACGGTGTCCCGCTCTGGAAGCTCCTCCTCGACCTCTCGCCCGAGGCGCTCCTGGCGACACTCGACCTCAGCTATGTCGATGATGCCCTCACGCCTGCGCAGGCTCTGGAGCTGCTACGCCAGCCGCGCTCCCAGACCCACTTCCTCACCGACGGCTACCCCGGCTACGATACGTCGGCGGGCTGGCTGGGCTACGACGACACCAAGCTCGCCGAGAACATCAAGAAGAGCCTGGGGGCGGGCTTCACCGCGCTCAAGCTAAAAGTGGGCTCCGATGACTTTACCCGCGACCTGCGCCGCGCCACTCTCGTGCGGGAGGCAATCGGGGATGCGGGGAGCCTGATGTGCGACGCCAACCAAAAGTGGAGCCTCCCCGAGGCCGAGGCGGCGTGCCGAGCGCTGGCTCCCCTCAAGCCGCTCTGGATCGAGGAGCCCACCCACCCCGACGATCTCCTGGCGCACCAGCGGCTCAATACCGAGGTTGTCCCCGGTCGGATCGCCGCGGGGGAGCACTTCCCCAACCGCATTGTCTTTAAGAACTACCTCCAGGCCGGTGCGCTCGCCTATGTCCAGGCCGATGCCGTGCGCCTAGCCGGGGTGAGTGAGTTCCTGGCCGTCAGCTTGCTTGCCAAGAAGTTCGGCAAGCCGATCGTCCCGCATGTCGGGGACATGGGCCAGCTCCACCAGCACCTCGTGCTCTTCAATGCGATCGTGCTGGGCCAGGAGCCTGTCTTTTTGGAGCACATCCCGCACCTAAAGCCCCACTTTGTCCACCCCGCGCAGGTGGAGAACGGGGTCTACAAGACGCCACAAGAGCCCGGCGCGAGCTGCGACCTACGGTAG
- a CDS encoding sugar phosphate isomerase/epimerase family protein, producing MEATWQIGAFVRPWGKFSFDEALAGVAAAGYSVVGLLGGVADISLALDGMDTAAILARLAAHGLTANLACLHVDHSGSEAEAFASISRQVESAQALGVRYLMTFGADHEPQFARWYAATRSAAQQAEPHGIQVVFKPHGGCTAAAEEIERCFDQIAHPNVGLWYDAGNIIHYTGKAPVVEARRVAARTTGLCAKDCATLRGEVMLEFGEGAVDFPAVFAALNEGGFSGPVMVECCRTGTWEETTASARRNREFLEALRT from the coding sequence ATGGAAGCAACGTGGCAGATCGGGGCGTTTGTGCGCCCTTGGGGAAAGTTTTCGTTCGACGAGGCGCTGGCAGGAGTCGCCGCTGCGGGCTACTCGGTAGTCGGGCTGCTGGGTGGGGTGGCGGATATCTCGCTGGCCCTCGATGGCATGGACACGGCGGCGATACTTGCACGACTGGCGGCGCACGGGCTGACCGCGAACCTGGCGTGCCTGCACGTGGACCACAGCGGCAGTGAAGCCGAAGCCTTTGCAAGTATCTCGCGTCAGGTAGAGAGCGCGCAGGCACTGGGCGTGCGCTATTTAATGACCTTTGGCGCCGACCACGAGCCGCAGTTCGCCCGCTGGTACGCCGCCACCCGCTCTGCCGCGCAGCAGGCCGAGCCGCACGGAATCCAGGTGGTCTTCAAGCCCCACGGCGGGTGCACCGCCGCAGCCGAGGAGATCGAGCGCTGCTTTGACCAGATCGCCCACCCCAATGTCGGGCTCTGGTACGATGCGGGCAATATTATCCACTACACCGGAAAAGCCCCTGTCGTGGAGGCGCGGCGTGTCGCGGCGCGCACCACGGGCCTCTGCGCCAAGGACTGCGCGACCCTACGAGGCGAGGTCATGCTAGAGTTTGGCGAGGGAGCCGTGGACTTCCCTGCGGTCTTTGCGGCGCTCAACGAGGGCGGCTTTTCCGGCCCCGTGATGGTGGAGTGCTGCCGCACGGGAACGTGGGAGGAGACAACCGCAAGTGCGCGGCGCAACCGGGAGTTTCTGGAGGCACTGCGCACGTGA
- a CDS encoding MFS transporter has product MRRFFYGWIVLWVAALAMVGTLPGRTQGLGLITEPLLKDFGLERVAYANLNLWATLIGSLFCLGIGTLLDKLGSRAVLTALALLLGATVIAMGQSTQVALLFVFLVLIRGLGQSALSVVSLAMVGQWFTTGLEKAMATYTVVMTIGFMAAFPGVGAVIEKSGWRVAWSGIGWALVLVLAPLALLLVRRAPVEHDAQESPLPVGGATLAEALRTPAFWVMGLSSALYGLIASGIGLFNESVLKELGFAANVYHTTLAITALTGLVGNFLGGFLATKLPLNRLMAIAMLLLTVGLAALPLARSMGLVLGISVLLGVAGGFVMVLFFSFWAHAFGRAHLGKIQGAAQLLTVLASALGPVLLAEVYQRTGSYGSIFYLLAGVVGVLGGLCWTTKTAGF; this is encoded by the coding sequence ATGCGGCGCTTCTTTTATGGTTGGATTGTCTTGTGGGTGGCGGCTCTGGCGATGGTGGGGACCCTGCCAGGGCGGACTCAGGGGCTGGGGCTGATCACCGAGCCTCTGCTCAAGGACTTTGGACTGGAGCGCGTCGCCTACGCCAACCTCAACCTCTGGGCGACTCTAATCGGCTCGCTGTTTTGTCTCGGGATCGGGACACTGCTCGACAAGCTCGGGAGCCGCGCGGTGCTCACGGCGCTTGCGCTGCTCTTAGGGGCGACCGTGATCGCGATGGGCCAGTCCACGCAAGTGGCGCTGCTCTTTGTCTTTCTGGTTTTGATTCGTGGGCTTGGGCAGAGCGCACTCTCGGTGGTGAGCCTGGCGATGGTGGGGCAGTGGTTCACGACGGGCCTAGAGAAGGCGATGGCGACCTATACGGTGGTGATGACAATTGGGTTCATGGCCGCCTTTCCCGGAGTTGGGGCGGTGATCGAGAAGAGTGGCTGGCGGGTGGCTTGGTCGGGGATTGGGTGGGCGCTAGTGCTCGTGCTGGCCCCATTGGCACTGCTGCTTGTCCGCCGCGCCCCGGTCGAGCACGATGCCCAGGAGAGCCCCCTCCCGGTCGGCGGTGCGACTCTTGCGGAGGCCCTGCGCACCCCCGCGTTCTGGGTGATGGGGCTCTCCAGTGCGCTCTATGGGCTGATCGCGTCGGGGATTGGGCTCTTTAATGAGTCGGTCCTAAAAGAGCTAGGGTTTGCCGCCAATGTCTACCACACGACCCTGGCGATCACGGCGCTGACGGGGCTGGTGGGCAACTTTCTCGGTGGGTTTCTCGCGACCAAGCTGCCCCTCAACCGCCTGATGGCAATCGCCATGCTCCTGCTGACCGTCGGGCTGGCCGCGCTCCCGCTGGCACGCTCGATGGGGTTGGTGCTAGGAATCTCGGTCTTGCTCGGTGTGGCGGGGGGCTTTGTGATGGTGCTGTTCTTCTCGTTCTGGGCGCACGCCTTCGGGCGCGCACACCTCGGAAAAATCCAGGGGGCCGCGCAGCTCCTGACGGTTCTCGCCTCCGCCCTTGGTCCCGTGCTCCTCGCCGAGGTCTACCAGCGCACGGGCTCGTACGGGAGCATCTTCTACTTGCTTGCGGGCGTTGTTGGGGTACTGGGTGGCCTCTGCTGGACAACCAAGACCGCCGGTTTCTAG